A window from Kwoniella pini CBS 10737 chromosome 1, complete sequence encodes these proteins:
- a CDS encoding cell division control protein 42, producing the protein MQTIKCVVVGDGAVGKTCLLISYTTNKFPSEYVPTVFDNYAVTVMIGDDPYTLGLFDTAGQEDYDRLRPLSYPQTDVFLVCFSVTSPASFENVKEKWFPEVHHHCPGVPCLIVGTQVDLREDQNHLEKLQRQKQRPITTEQGERLARELGAVKYVECSALTQRGLKNVFDEAIVAALEPPVTKKKSKCVIL; encoded by the exons ATGCAAACTATCAAATGTGTCGTGGTTGGTGATGGTGCCGTCGGAAA AACATGCCTCTTGATCTCTTACACCACCAACAAATTCCCTTCTGAATACGTACCTACTGTTTTCGACAATT ACGCCGTGACTGTAATGATAGGAGATGATCCATATACATTAGGTTTATTCGATACAGCCGGACAAGAAGATTACGATCGATTAAGACCATTATCATATCCTCAAACAGATGTTTTCTTAGTTTGTTTCTCAGTAACATCGCCTGCATCGTTTGAAAACgtaaaagaaaaatggTTCCCCGAggttcatcatcattgtcCTGGTGTACCATGTTTAATCGTAGGAACACAAGTTGATCTTAGggaagatcaaaatcatttggAAAAACTTCAAAGACAAAAGCAAAGACCTATTACTACTGAACAAGGAGAAAGACTCGCAAGGGAATTAGGAGCTGTCAAATATGTTGAATGTTCGGCTTTAACTCAACGGGGTTTGAAGAATGTATTTGACGAG GCAATCGTTGCTGCGCTAGAACCCCCCGTTACGAAGAAAAAGTCTAAATGTGTGATATTATAG
- a CDS encoding guanylate kinase, protein MSQTPINPEVLNRPLVCCGPSGTGKSTLLNKLFADHPGQFGFSVSHTTRNPRAGEENGREYHFVKREEFMKRVENGEFLEWAEFGGNCYGTTFAALSALYPKRCILDIELQGVLQLRSKASKQSPPLEPVYLFLSPPTISELKKRLSGRGTENDSSIKKRLNAAKKEIEYAQKGKHDIYIVNSDLKIAGEKLEKVAMGFQGWLECGDKLPEFDVNELE, encoded by the exons ATGTCGCAAACACCTATAAACCCCGAAGTGCTTAATAGG CCATTGGTCTGTTGCGGGCCTTCCGGAACTGGTAAATCGACATTACTTAACAAGCTGTTTGCAGACCACCCAGGTcaatttggattttcagTTTCGCATACAACAAGAAACCCTCGAGCAGGTGAAGAAAATGGTCGAGAATATCATTTTGTAAAAAGGGAAGAATTTATGAAGAGAGTAGAAAATGGGGAATTTTTAGAATGGGCTGAATTTGGTGGTAATTG TTATGGAACTACATTCGCAGCACTTTCAGCTCTTTATCCAAAACGATGTATTTTAGATATTGAATTACAAGGTGTACTTCAACTTCGGTCAAAAGCATCAAAACAATCACCACCACTTGAACCtgtttatttatttttatctCCTCCAACAATTtcagaattaaaaaaaagattatctGGTAGAGGAACTGAAaatgattcatcaattaaaaaaagattaaatgcagctaaaaaagaaattgaatatgcacaaaaaggtaaacatgatatttatattgttaattcagatttaaaaattgCTGGTgagaaattagaaaaagtAGCAATGGGTTTTCAAGGTTGGTTAGAATGTGGAGataaattacctgaatttGATGTGAATGAATTAGAGTAG